The following coding sequences lie in one Apium graveolens cultivar Ventura chromosome 3, ASM990537v1, whole genome shotgun sequence genomic window:
- the LOC141713040 gene encoding putative plastid-lipid-associated protein 14, chloroplastic isoform X2, whose protein sequence is MALLWLSSIPCLESFETVGFKYNLSKRPPYFSSIRKYGAMDRKRSSNFRCSLSGEMVLPLDFEEDDNLIASVSVEEELDHVIKFDMSDFRICDRVSIGLGGRGDEEVFEAVVKNDISPFYNTKLVLRRLNSVHAQRRGKRAIQVLKKLARRKLLYHSYSMQVHGYACSSESDDDGSFTLVHGYHDSFSLKHWLQQADWLPTLEATLALDEESAKRVGDDTVGGPAVSRQLRIIRILMRDLLIGVNYLHSHGLAHTELRLENIHISPLDRHIKVGILGNAADFSENSLDNHAADDDNLRRKMMIAFDMRCVGFIMAKMVVRELMDPVIFSKFKAFLTQGNEPSCLREFLLQTLNKTSTSGNAGLQILDRNWGAGWNLLSLLLASRPSDRIRCLEALRHPFLCGPRWRVDPSLDFIRWSLGSTAVRIIEEYIYGQQQRTRVAHFIELMEMLNCHSKPKNWLDLLPGKWRLLYCTGRHIGLTFRQPPARVLIGNVHLTVNRTSKLNTFLSFDSDIGFRVLVGKEWPHEKAGVNGKLQVNSLFRLMAGRRLYLKQEKDATKLPLGTTNAQDSVMEKVSGKKWGKALPFEEFPSSLRVAKLVSSDVEVSISIDKPLNKNVKIAQDIVQEVRTQVPPEMFDLSKIVCGTYVDQRLLVLRGVNGSALFFTKSCMTENCT, encoded by the exons ATGGCATTGTTGTGGTTAAGTTCAATACCATGTTTGGAAAGTTTTGAAACAGTAGGCTTTAAATATAATTTGTCGAAAAGACCACCGTATTTCAGTTCTATTAGGAAGTATGGTGCTATGGATAGAAAAAGAAGTTCCAACTTTAGGTGTTCGTTGTCGGGAGAAATGGTGTTACCTTTGGACTTTGAAGAGGATGATAATCTCATTGCATCAGTCTCTGTTGAAGAAGAACTTGATCATGTTATAAAGTTTGATATGTCTGATTTCCGGATATGTGATAGGGTCAGCATTGGACTTGGTGGAAGG GGCGATGAGGAAGTTTTCGAAGCTGTAGTTAAAAATGACATTAG TCCATTTTATAATACAAAACTAGTCCTTCGACGACTAAATAGTGTTCATGCACAGCGCAGGGGAAAGCGTGCAATACAG GTTTTGAAGAAGCTAGCTCGCCGTaaactcctttatcattcttattctatGCAAGTACATGGGTATGCATGTTCTTCAGAATCTGATGATGATGGCTCATTTACCCTTGTTCACGGG TATCATGACAGTTTTTCTCTAAAACACTGGCTTCAACAAGCGGATTGGCTTCCAACTCTAGAAGCTACTCTTGCTCTAGATGAAGAATCAGCGAAGAGGGTGGGAGATGATACAGTTGGGGGGCCTGCTGTTTCTCGCCAGTTGCGTATCATTCGAATCTTGATGAGAGATCTATTGATTGGG GTCAATTATCTGCACAGCCATGGACTTGCTCATACAGAGTTGAGGCTGGAAAATATACATATAAGCCCGCTTGATCGACATATTAAA GTGGGGATCCTGGGGAATGCGGCAGATTTTTCTGAGAATAGTCTGGATAATCATGCAGCGGATGATGATAATCTTAGGCGGAAAATGATGATTGCATTTGATATGAG ATGTGTTGGATTTATCATGGCCAAAATGGTGGTACGGGAGCTGATGGATCCAGTGATCTTTTCAAAGTTCAAAGCATTCCTCACACAG GGAAATGAACCTTCGTGTTTGCGTGAATTTTTACTACAAACTCTTAACAAGACCTCAACATCCGGAAATGCTGGACTACAG ATACTTGATAGGAACTGGGGTGCTGGATGGAACCTGTTATCATTACTACTTGCAAGCAGACCATCTGACAGAATAAG GTGCTTAGAGGCTCTCAGACATCCGTTTCTGTGTGGTCCACGATGGCGCGTGGATCCATCCTTGGATTTCATTAGGTGGAGTCTTGGCTCTACTGCAGTTCGAATTATCGAGGAATACATTTATGGCCAGCAACAA CGGACTAGAGTTGCACACTTCATCGAATTAATGGAAATGCTCAATTGTCACTCAAAGCCGAAG AATTGGCTAGATTTGTTACCTGGAAAATGGCGCCTATTGTACTGTACGGGAAGGCATATAGGATTGACCTTTCGCCAGCCTCCTGCTCGAGTTCTCATTGGAAATGTGCATTTGACTGTAAATAGAACATCAAAGTTGAACACATTTCTTTCCTTTGACTCTGACATAGGATTCAGAGTTCTAGTGGGCAAAGAATGGCCTCATGAGAAGGCAGGTGTAAATGGGAAATTACAAGTGAACTCCTTATTCAGGTTGATGGCTGGAAGAAGGCTGTATTTAAAACAAGAAAAGGATGCAACAAAATTACCCCTGGGCACGACAAATGCTCAAGATTCTGTTATGGAAAAAGTGTCGGGTAAAAAGTGGGGAAAAGCACTCCCTTTTGAAGAATTTCCTTCTAGCCTTCGAGTAGCTAAACTTGTTTCTAGTGATGTTGAGGTGAGTATCTCAATCGACAAGCCATTGAATAAAAATGTCAAGATTGCACAAGATATAGTTCAAGAAGTCCGGACTCAAGTCCCACCAGAAATGTTTGATCTGTCTAAAATTGTTTGCGGAACATATGTAGACCAAAGGCTACTGGTCCTTCGTGGTGTGAACGGATCAGCCCTCTTCTTTACAAAATCTTGTATGACTGAAAATTGTACATAA
- the LOC141713040 gene encoding putative plastid-lipid-associated protein 14, chloroplastic isoform X1: MALLWLSSIPCLESFETVGFKYNLSKRPPYFSSIRKYGAMDRKRSSNFRCSLSGEMVLPLDFEEDDNLIASVSVEEELDHVIKFDMSDFRICDRVSIGLGGRGDEEVFEAVVKNDISPFYNTKLVLRRLNSVHAQRRGKRAIQVLKKLARRKLLYHSYSMQVHGYACSSESDDDGSFTLVHGYHDSFSLKHWLQQADWLPTLEATLALDEESAKRVGDDTVGGPAVSRQLRIIRILMRDLLIGVNWVFSEAYNIRVNYLHSHGLAHTELRLENIHISPLDRHIKVGILGNAADFSENSLDNHAADDDNLRRKMMIAFDMRCVGFIMAKMVVRELMDPVIFSKFKAFLTQGNEPSCLREFLLQTLNKTSTSGNAGLQILDRNWGAGWNLLSLLLASRPSDRIRCLEALRHPFLCGPRWRVDPSLDFIRWSLGSTAVRIIEEYIYGQQQRTRVAHFIELMEMLNCHSKPKNWLDLLPGKWRLLYCTGRHIGLTFRQPPARVLIGNVHLTVNRTSKLNTFLSFDSDIGFRVLVGKEWPHEKAGVNGKLQVNSLFRLMAGRRLYLKQEKDATKLPLGTTNAQDSVMEKVSGKKWGKALPFEEFPSSLRVAKLVSSDVEVSISIDKPLNKNVKIAQDIVQEVRTQVPPEMFDLSKIVCGTYVDQRLLVLRGVNGSALFFTKSCMTENCT; encoded by the exons ATGGCATTGTTGTGGTTAAGTTCAATACCATGTTTGGAAAGTTTTGAAACAGTAGGCTTTAAATATAATTTGTCGAAAAGACCACCGTATTTCAGTTCTATTAGGAAGTATGGTGCTATGGATAGAAAAAGAAGTTCCAACTTTAGGTGTTCGTTGTCGGGAGAAATGGTGTTACCTTTGGACTTTGAAGAGGATGATAATCTCATTGCATCAGTCTCTGTTGAAGAAGAACTTGATCATGTTATAAAGTTTGATATGTCTGATTTCCGGATATGTGATAGGGTCAGCATTGGACTTGGTGGAAGG GGCGATGAGGAAGTTTTCGAAGCTGTAGTTAAAAATGACATTAG TCCATTTTATAATACAAAACTAGTCCTTCGACGACTAAATAGTGTTCATGCACAGCGCAGGGGAAAGCGTGCAATACAG GTTTTGAAGAAGCTAGCTCGCCGTaaactcctttatcattcttattctatGCAAGTACATGGGTATGCATGTTCTTCAGAATCTGATGATGATGGCTCATTTACCCTTGTTCACGGG TATCATGACAGTTTTTCTCTAAAACACTGGCTTCAACAAGCGGATTGGCTTCCAACTCTAGAAGCTACTCTTGCTCTAGATGAAGAATCAGCGAAGAGGGTGGGAGATGATACAGTTGGGGGGCCTGCTGTTTCTCGCCAGTTGCGTATCATTCGAATCTTGATGAGAGATCTATTGATTGGG GTCAATTGGGTGTTTTCTGAGGCGTACAATATCCGT GTCAATTATCTGCACAGCCATGGACTTGCTCATACAGAGTTGAGGCTGGAAAATATACATATAAGCCCGCTTGATCGACATATTAAA GTGGGGATCCTGGGGAATGCGGCAGATTTTTCTGAGAATAGTCTGGATAATCATGCAGCGGATGATGATAATCTTAGGCGGAAAATGATGATTGCATTTGATATGAG ATGTGTTGGATTTATCATGGCCAAAATGGTGGTACGGGAGCTGATGGATCCAGTGATCTTTTCAAAGTTCAAAGCATTCCTCACACAG GGAAATGAACCTTCGTGTTTGCGTGAATTTTTACTACAAACTCTTAACAAGACCTCAACATCCGGAAATGCTGGACTACAG ATACTTGATAGGAACTGGGGTGCTGGATGGAACCTGTTATCATTACTACTTGCAAGCAGACCATCTGACAGAATAAG GTGCTTAGAGGCTCTCAGACATCCGTTTCTGTGTGGTCCACGATGGCGCGTGGATCCATCCTTGGATTTCATTAGGTGGAGTCTTGGCTCTACTGCAGTTCGAATTATCGAGGAATACATTTATGGCCAGCAACAA CGGACTAGAGTTGCACACTTCATCGAATTAATGGAAATGCTCAATTGTCACTCAAAGCCGAAG AATTGGCTAGATTTGTTACCTGGAAAATGGCGCCTATTGTACTGTACGGGAAGGCATATAGGATTGACCTTTCGCCAGCCTCCTGCTCGAGTTCTCATTGGAAATGTGCATTTGACTGTAAATAGAACATCAAAGTTGAACACATTTCTTTCCTTTGACTCTGACATAGGATTCAGAGTTCTAGTGGGCAAAGAATGGCCTCATGAGAAGGCAGGTGTAAATGGGAAATTACAAGTGAACTCCTTATTCAGGTTGATGGCTGGAAGAAGGCTGTATTTAAAACAAGAAAAGGATGCAACAAAATTACCCCTGGGCACGACAAATGCTCAAGATTCTGTTATGGAAAAAGTGTCGGGTAAAAAGTGGGGAAAAGCACTCCCTTTTGAAGAATTTCCTTCTAGCCTTCGAGTAGCTAAACTTGTTTCTAGTGATGTTGAGGTGAGTATCTCAATCGACAAGCCATTGAATAAAAATGTCAAGATTGCACAAGATATAGTTCAAGAAGTCCGGACTCAAGTCCCACCAGAAATGTTTGATCTGTCTAAAATTGTTTGCGGAACATATGTAGACCAAAGGCTACTGGTCCTTCGTGGTGTGAACGGATCAGCCCTCTTCTTTACAAAATCTTGTATGACTGAAAATTGTACATAA